ACATTTTTAATCGCACTCAAGGCGGTTGAAACGATTGATGAGTCGCTCTGGTCGTGAGGCTCTTACTGGACACAAACGCTTACGCTGCCTTTGTGAACGGTCAACCCGACGTTGTAAGGCGCGTACGCGAGGCGAAGCAGCTCGTTCTCTCCGCTATCGTTATGGGGGAGTTGCTGTTCGGGTTTCGTAACGGTAACCGCTTCGACAAGAACGTTGAAGAACTCGAGTCTTTTTTGAGCCATGCCCGGGTATCTTTCCTACCCGTCACCAAGACAACAGCCGACCGCTTCGGGCGCATCGCCACGCTGCTCAAACGGAAAGGAACCCCTATCCCGTCCAATGACATCTGGATCGCCGCTCACGTGATGGAGGCGGGGGCGGAG
This portion of the Deinococcota bacterium genome encodes:
- a CDS encoding type II toxin-antitoxin system VapC family toxin, with the translated sequence MNGQPDVVRRVREAKQLVLSAIVMGELLFGFRNGNRFDKNVEELESFLSHARVSFLPVTKTTADRFGRIATLLKRKGTPIPSNDIWIAAHVMEAGAELVTLGGESGG